From one Triticum urartu cultivar G1812 chromosome 3, Tu2.1, whole genome shotgun sequence genomic stretch:
- the LOC125548200 gene encoding protein JINGUBANG-like: protein MDFGRRKSFSFFEEDRKARPAAAQTPVHHYARGGGGGGGGGGRSPAREAAEPARMSMSSVPVAELPAMMGVGGVGGGCSPWVQSPLHSRLRFPPSPAAIYHCLAALHRLDGDVHALAVARGVLFTASDSGRVRAWAAPGCFNRGYLDVGRGRVPALAACGGTLVTSHSRDHHVRVWTVCAAAVCDHIRAKKAATLPAKGGLLSFAKKRPHHHRDTVSCLVLHAVAGLLYTASHDHTVKAWKLSDGSCVDSFVAHDGPINAMLVNEADGCIFTGSADGTVKMWRRVYGGTAHALIIVLRSELSPVNALTICHAASGTTRRCFLYAGSSDGYVNIWEKEASAGRPVHVGFLKGHRLAVFCLASGCGGRVVVSGSEDATMRVWRREGKGGESHTCLAVIEGHRGPVRCLAVGGGEAGEVEGSMVVYSAGLDKSVKVWRIRVVGKEEEDDEDDEDDDGEEEMEDIVAAGKGDVDAVRDEVEAEEEQVVSLGPTPVLSPVWVEKRRHTSRG from the coding sequence ATGGATTTTGGGCGGCGCAAGAGCTTTAGCTTCTTCGAGGAGGACCGGAAGgcgcggccggcggcggcgcagACGCCCGTGCACCACTATGCGcgcgggggaggaggaggaggaggaggaggggggcggtccccggcgcgcgaggcggcggagccgGCGCGGATGAGCATGTCGTCCGTGCCTGTCGCGGAATTGCCGGCGATGATGGGAGTCGGAGGCGTGGGAGGCGGGTGCTCGCCGTGGGTGCAGTCGCCGCTGCACAGCAGGCTGCGCTTTCCGCCGTCGCCCGCCGCGATCTACCACTGCCTCGCGGCGCTGCACCGGCTGGACGGCGACGTGCACGCGCTCGCCGTGGCGAGAGGGGTGCTGTTCACGGCGTCCGACAGCGGCCGCGTCCGCGCGTGGGCGGCGCCCGGGTGCTTCAACCGCGGGTACCTCGACGTGGGCCGCGGCCGTGTCCCTGCTCTAGCGGCGTGCGGCGGGACGCTCGTCACCTCCCACAGCCGCGACCACCACGTCCGGGTGTGGACGGTGTGCGCGGCGGCCGTGTGCGACCACATCCGCGCCAAGAAGGCGGCCACGCTCCCGGCCAAGGGCGGCCTCCTCTCCTTCGCCAAGAAGCGCCCGCACCACCACCGCGACACCgtgtcgtgcctcgtgctccacGCCGTTGCGGGCCTCCTCTACACCGCGTCGCACGACCACACCGTCAAGGCGTGGAAGCTCTCCGACGGCAGCTGCGTCGATTCCTTCGTCGCCCACGATGGGCCTATTAATGCCATGCTCGTCAACGAGGCCGACGGCTGCATCTTCACGGGCTCCGCCGACGGCACCGTCAAGATGTGGCGCCGGGTGTACGGCGGCACCGCGCACGCCCTCATCATCGTGCTCCGCTCCGAGCTGTCCCCAGTCAACGCGCTCACGATCTGCCACGCCGCGAGCGGCACCACCCGACGGTGCTTCCTCTACGCCGGCTCCTCCGACGGCTACGTCAACATCTGGGAGAAGGAGGCCTCGGCGGGCCGGCCGGTGCACGTCGGGTTCCTCAAGGGTCACCGGCTTGCGGTGTTCTGCCTGGCCTCCGGCTGCGGCGGGCGGGTGGTGGTGAGCGGGTCGGAGGACGCGACCATGCGCGTGTGGAGGCGGGAGGGGAAGGGCGGCGAGTCGCACACGTGCCTGGCCGTGATCGAGGGGCACCGCGGGCCCGTGCGGTGCCTGGcggtgggcggcggcgaggcaggGGAGGTGGAGGGAAGCATGGTGGTGTACAGCGCCGGGCTGGACAAGAGCGTGAAGGTGTGGAGGATAAGGGTGGTGGGGAAAGAAGAGGAGGacgacgaagatgatgaagacgacgacggcGAGGAGGAGATGGAGGACATCGTGGCCGCAGGGAAGGGCGATGTGGATGCCGTGAGAGACGAGGTGGAGGCCGAAGAGGAGCAGGTGGTGAGCCTTGGGCCGACGCCGGTGCTGTCGCCGGTGTGGGTGGAGAAGCGGCGGCATACAAGTCGTGGCTGA